Proteins from one Microtus pennsylvanicus isolate mMicPen1 chromosome 7, mMicPen1.hap1, whole genome shotgun sequence genomic window:
- the Ecrg4 gene encoding augurin, producing MAISSVRPSVLVLAGLGLLLLLCLGPGGVRGNKLKQMLQKREEPTPAKTNVAVAEHTAKEFLGGLKRAKRQLWDRTRPEVQQWYQQFLYMGFDEAKFEDDVNYWMNRNRNGHDYYGDYYQRHYDEDAAIGPRSPESFRHGASVNYDDY from the exons ATGGCCATCTCGTCGGTGCGGCCTTCGGTCCTGGTCCTGGCCGGGCTAGGGCTGCTCCTTCTGCTGTGCCTGGGTCCAG GTGGCGTACGTGGAAACAAACTCAAGCAGATGCTGCAGAAGCGAGAAG AACCTACTCCAGCCAAGACTAACGTGGCTGTGGCTGAGCACACGGCGAAGGAATTCCTGGGTGGCCTGAAGCGTGCCAAGCGACAGCTGTGGGACCGCACCCGGCCGGAGGTGCAGCAATGGTACCAGCAGTTCCTGTACATGGGCTTTGATGAGGCG AAATTTGAAGATGATGTCAACTATTGGATGAACAGAAATCGAAATGGACATGACTACTATGGTGATTACTATCAGCGTCACTATGATGAAGATGCAGCCATTGGTCCCCGCAGCCCAGAAAGCTTCAGACACGGGGCCAGCGTCAACTATGACGACTATTAG